The segment TATACCTCTTCGGCGTCGCTCAATTGGCCACTTCCATGCAGCAGCAACGCCAGGTTGATGTAAATGCCTGATTGACAGATCTTCGCGGCGAGCGCCTCGCGATAGTGCGCGATGGCATTGGCACCGTCGGTCTCTTCCAGCCGGCAGCCTTCCTCGAACCATTCTTCAGCAGACTTCGCTACTTCGCGATTCGTTCGATCGAGGACGACGACGTGGCCCTGGGGCGCCAGGACTTCGAACGCGAGCAGGTATTGGCCGTCGGCGGTGCGCCATTTGTCCTCGGCTTCCATCACCGCTACCGAATTGCCGACGGCTGCGATCCGGAGGCCTGTGGCGGGGAGCTCCTGAGGGAGCTGCTGCCTGAGCTTCTTCAGGGACACCGAGATGCGCCGGGCGGGTAGGCGCGCGTCGGCGAGGCCTTTGGCGGCGCGGAGAACGACCAGATCCTGGAAGGTGTATCTCAATTCGCGGCGGGGGCCGCGCTCCGGCATGACGAAGCCGGCGTCGCAGAGGCGCGCGACGATGGACGAGGACAGGCCCAGGATTTCGCGGACCTGTTTAGAGCTGTAGTAAGTCATCGGCGCCGGATGTATATATAAACCAGTGCGCAGGCGCCTGGCGGATCACGGGTCCGCCTGCTCCACCCTACGCATCCTTCGATGTGCGGCCGGCCTTGGCGCGGGCGGTGGGCCGGGCGGTGGTGGCGCGCTTCGCGGGCTTGCGCTCGGCGGCCTTCGCAGGCGTTGCGGGTGGCGCCGCGCGTGCGGGTGTGGGTTTCTTCGGCGCCTTGTTGAGGCTTTCGCGCAACGCGGCCATGAGATCGATGATCTGCGCGCCGCCTTTCTCCGGCTCGGGCGAGAGGGAGATTTCCTCGCCTTCCACTTTCTTCTCCACTGCGGCCTCGATGCGCTTCTTCACCTCGTCCTCGTACTGGCTCGGGTCGAAGTCCTCGACGGCGATCTGCTCGATCAGCTGCTCGGCGAGCTTGAGCTCCGGCTCCTTCGCCTCCGCGCGTGGGATCTCGATTTCTGAGATCGACCGCACTTCGTCGGCATAGAGAAGCTGCTGCATCACCAGCCCCCCGTCCAGCGGGCGAAGCTGGACGATGTACTGCTTGCCGCGCGCGGCCCAGCGCGCGAGCGCGCAGCGGCCGGTACTCTTCATCGCTTGGGAGAGCAGCGCGTAGGGCTTCGGGCCGCCCTTGTCGGGCGCAAGGTAGTATGCCTTGTCGTAGTAGATCGGGTCGATCTTCTCCTCCGGCACGAACTGCGTGATCTCGACCGTGCCGGTGCCCTTCTCCTCCAGCTCCTTCAGCTCCTCGGGAGAGAAGGTGACGTACTGGTCCTTGGCGAACTCGTAGCCCTTCACCATGTCGGCGCGCTCCACCGGCACGTCTTCCTTGATGCAGAAGTATTGCTGCCGCAGGCGCGAGCCGCAGTCCTTGTGGATGAGGTTGAACGAGATGCCCGCGCGTGCCTGGGTGGCGGAGTAGAGCTTCACGGGGATCGACACCAGTCCGAAGGTGACGGTAAGAGATGCGATGGAGCGGGCTGCCATGGAGGCCTCCGTTTAAATTGAAAGTTTAGCCTTTCCAGAAATCGATCAGCGCTTCGATGTTCTGCTTGAAGCGCAGGGCGTCTTTCCATGCGTCGCCCGTCTTCTCGAGCCTTGTGAGCGCGTTTTCCATGGTGAAGTCCATCGGGTGGGCCTTCTCCAGCGCCTCCCAGGTGAGCGGCATGGACACCGGCGCCCCCGGCACTCCCCGGGGAGAATACGCCACGTTGAGCGTTTTGGCACGCACGTTCATGTTGTAGTCCATGAAGATCTTGCCGGTGCGATTGGTGGTGGCCCACTCGGTGGTGATCTCCTTGGGGTGCTGGCGCCGGAGGTGCTCGCTGACCGCCTGGCTGATCGAGCGCACCGCGTCGAAGTCGAGCGTGCGAACGACGGGCACGAAGATGTGCAGCCCGGTCTTACCCGAGGTCTTCACGATCGCCTTCAAGCCGATGCTCTCCAGCAGCTCCTTCAGCCAGAAGGCGACTGCCTTTCCCTTGTCGAAGGCCTGCACGTTGTACTCGGGCTCGGCACCCTTCGCTTCCTTGCCCGAGTAGATATACGGGTCGATGTCGAACACCACCCAGTCGGGGCGGTTGAGGATCGAGGCCTCGAGGCTTTGAAGCGAGCTTGCATAGTCGGTGCTCGCGCCCGCGGCCTCCGGGTACGTACTGGCGCGCGAGTGCCAGACGTGGAGCTCGAGCGTCCCCGCTTGCCCCAGCCACAAGAGCGTCGGCACGTTATTGCAGAGGAGATAGGTGTGCGCCTCCTCCTTGCTTTCCGAAAAGAGCGTGATGGTCTCGACGAACGAGGGAAACGACCGCTCCCAATGCTTCTGGAAGAAGCGCTCGCCGTGGATGCCGTCGGGTATGCGGATCATGGTGAGGGGCCGGTCCGCGATGTGCGGCATGAGCCAGGGCGAGATCTGCAGCAGGTAGCGCAGGAGCTCGCGCTTCGTGTAGGCGCGAAGCCCCGCGTTCTCTTCCGCGGGCCACAGGACCTTGTTCAGGTTGGTAAGCGAGACGCGCTCGCCGCGGATCGGAACGAGCGCCTTCTCGTCCCTGCCTTCGAGCGCCGCGAGCAAGGTGGCGGTGTCTGCTTCGTCCTGGCTCGGCGTGGGGCGCGCCCTCGATTGCCGCGACCTGGGCTCGGCGGGCTTGGGCTTCGCGTCCTCGCGCAGGCGCAGGAACACGGGCGCGCGCAGGTGGCCGTCGGCCGTCCACTCGGCGAACTCGACCTCGGCGACGAGCTTCGGTTTCAACCACGTGGTGGGGCGGTCGATGGGCGGCTTCTCGGTGAAGGGGTGCTTGCCGGTCTTAAGCTCGTCGAAGCGCTTGCGCAGCTCGCCGAGCAGTTGCTCATCGAACCCCGAGCCCACGCGGCCTGCGTACTCGAGCTTGCCGACCCGCTTGCCGCGGCCCGCTTGTGTACCGACGAGCAGCGATCCGAAGCGCTCGGCACGGCTGCCCTTTCCTTCGGTATAGCCGCCGATGTAGAACTCCTCCGACTGTACCGCCTTCACCTTCGCCCAGTTGGCCGAGCGTCTGCCCGGCTCGTAGGGGGACGGCAGGCGCTTCGCGACCACGCCTTCGAAGCCAAGATCGAGCGAGGCACGGTAGAGCGCTTCGCCGTCGTCGCTCGCCTCGATGCGCTGGATATGCGGCGTCGGCAGGAGCGCTTGCGCGAGGTAGCGCGTGCGGTCCCTGTAGGCGGCCCTGCGCAGGTTCATGCCGGCGAAGTGCAGCAGATCGAAACAGGCGAAGATGCAGGGCGACGCCCCAGTCGCCCGCTCGATCTCGGTGTCGCCTTTCGACTGCGCGCGGTTCTGCAGCGCGTTGAAGGAAGGCTTGCCGTCCGATCCCAGTCCGATCAGCTCGCCGTCGAGCACCATCGACACCATCGCGGCCTCCTTCAGCTCGCGGGCGATCTCCGGGAAGAGCCGAGTCATGTCGAGGCCGCGGCGGGATTTCAGCATCACGCCCTCGGGCCCGACGAAGGCGATCAAGCGGTAGCCGTCGAGCTTGGGCTCGAACACCCAGTCCGAGCCGGCCGGGGGCTTTTCGACGGGCATCGCGAGCATCGGCAAGAGCTTCTGCGGCATCGCCTCCGCCGGGCCGAAGGGTGCGAGCTGCTCGCCGCGCAGCCGCGGCGGCGGCGGCGCCGATTTCATTTCATCGACGGTGAGGCCAGAGAGGATCGAGCCGTGGTTGTCCTCGGCCGCGAGGACCAGCTCGGTGAAGCGGTCGCGGTGCTTGATGAGGAGCCAGTCCTTTCCTTCTCTAGTGCGCACCAGTGCAAAAGAGCCCTTCAGCTTGCCGCCCAGGAGAAAGAAGCTGAGCTTCCCCTTCGCCAGCTCCGCGCGCATGCGACGCTCGGCTTCCAGGCGGTCTTCGAAGGAATGCTTCCCCTTATCGTCGGGCGAATACAGGCCGCAGTCCCACACGATCACCGGCCCCGCGCCGTACTGCTTCGGCGGAATCACGCCCTCGAACGAGCCATAGTCGAACGGATGGTCCTCAACCATCACCGCGAGGCGCTTATCGCCCGGCGCGATTGCGAGGCCCTTCGGGATGGCCCAGGACTTGAGCACGCCGTCCAGCTCGAGGCGGAAGTCAAAGTGCACGCGCCGCGCCGCGTGTTGCTGGATGACGAAGAGTAGCGGCCCGCGCGCGTCCTTGCGCTCCGCCGGGGCGGGCTCGGGCGTGTCCTTGAAGGACCGCTTGGCGGTATAGGGGCCGAGCCCCTCGGTGGACGTCAAGGCGTTGGTGGCCATGGGAAACCCGGTCCTGACCGATAGACCGGGCAGGCGCGGCGCAATTCTCTGGGGGGATGTGCGCCCACGCGGTCAGGACCCGCTTGTTCAGTAACGGTGGACGCCACGATCGACATCACCCAGGGCGCCAAAGTCGGCGCGAGCTGTGCACTTTGTCACAGTATACCGAAGTCTCCTGATCGGTTCTACAACAAACGCTCAGATCGGGCGGAGCCCTGAACGTTCCCGGCCGTGGTTCTCCATATTTCAATCACTTTAAAGATCCTACCTTAGAGTAAAGCGTACAGAGGAGGCGGTAATCCTTACCGGCGCCGCTTCCTCGAGTGCTGCTCAAGCATGCGGCTGAGATCATTTATGTCATTGAATATAAATTCTTATCGCTAAAATAGCAGAGTCTGGTATGGATGCTGCCGTACTCTCTATCAATCGCGCCGCTGGGCGGTAGGCAAATGCAAGCGCCAGGGCAAAGATATACCCAAACCTTTTTATGGGGATAGATTATGCATTCGGTACAGCAAAGCGTTTTTCTATCCATGTGTTTAGGGCTGGCCTCAGCAAGCTACGCCGCAGGCGAGGAAGGCGGTCCACCCTCAGTCGCCGATCAAGGGGCGCCGATGGGGAGTAGTGAGGATCAGGTGCTTGCCGCCCGGGTGGAGGCTAGATTGCGCGCCGATCCAGCATTTGAGAACGCACCCGATCTCACGGTCCGGGTTACTGAGGGCGCAGTCACACTGAGCGGATTGGTTGAGAATACAGCCCAGGCCAAACGGGCAGTCCAAGTAGTCGAGAGCGTCGAAGGCGTGAAGGGTGTAGAGGACAAGCTGGTGCGCGAGAGTAAGACCGGTATGCCGGCGACGCCACATCAGTCCGACACCATTGATGCCCCTGCCTTGGAGGGGGGAGCCCGTCGACTGCCGATAAGCCACGCTCCAGGTAAGAGCGGCAGCAACCGGACTACGTTTATTATATGTTAAATTTATTTTGGAGGTTAACATGACGTGCGATGAAATGAATCAGCTGTTGCGCAGCGAATTGTCGGCGGTCGAGACCTATCAACAAGCTCTGGACAAAGAGCGGGAGAAATTTGGGAATGAAACGGAGTTTCAACAATTAAACGCTATCCTGGCCGAGCATCAACAGGCTGCATCTCAACTCACGACGCAGATCCAGCAGCTGGGGGGAACGCCGGTACAGGACTCCGGCGCGTGGGGCATGTGGTCCAAGATGGTCATGGGAACGGCCAAGCTGATGGGCGATAAAGCTGCGCTCAAGGCCTTGAAGGAAGGCGAGGAGAGCGGACTCAAGGAATATCAGGAGGCTCTGCACGATACTACCACGCCCAGTGAGGTAAAGACCGTGCTCAATAGCCTGCTGCCGAAGCAGCAGGCGCATATACGAACCCTAGACGGCCTGATGGCGAAACTTTAGTAGTTAAAACGAGAGGAGATCAAACCAAGGAAAGGAAAAAGGGGACAGATTTATTCTGGCGAGACGTTGGATCGTAGGTACGCCGAGATTCTCAAATCTGTCAACGCATTGCTCACCCGTTCGCAGTTGACGGCTCTGTCCCGCGCACGGCCATTCGCACCCCATCGCACTTGTCGGCCTTCGCGGCCACGCCCACCGTTCAGGACGTCGGCCCCGGAGCCCCCGGGCCATTGATCTTATCGTTCCCAGTTCGCTCTGAGCGGAAGAGGTAGCTTGACGAACCGACACCGCACTGCCGCGAACCATGTCCTGAGCGACTCCGACTGACTCGACCGCCACTTTTCGAGGCATGCCGGCCGGAGTACGAGGCCATGCTGGCCTTAGCGGGCTTCCAGCGAGGTTGTCTCGAACGGCACCTATGTGCCGCTGAATCCAACAGCGCGTCGGCCCGACCGGGCCGGGTCGTGGCCCTCGACTTCGATAGTCGTCAACACGGAGCTCGTTAGTCGTGTCACCCGGGCGCCGGCGGCGGTCGGCAGCATACGCGACGGAGGACCTGTCGGAGCTTGGCGCCTATCTCGAAGCGCTCTCGCAGCATCTCGAGGTGATCGTGGTCGATGACGGTTAGGGTGGAGCCCTTTGACATAACGAAAGCAACGCCGGCCGCAGCATCGACTACAACAACACGATCGCCCTAACGACAGATCATGTACTGTACTCGAACCGAAGCAACAAGATGTTCACGATCGTCGAGGACTTGGTCGCCGTTCACGACTTCCTCTACGCGCCATGCAGTCCGGAGATGTTCCAGGCCCTGTACGGCTATGGCCTCGACCATCCTAGCTGCTTCCGCAATCTTGCGGACAACCTCAAAGCGTTTGGCATCGAGGACGACCAGGTGCCGACCACCTTCAACATTTTCATGAATGTCGAGGTCATGACGAGCGGCGAGCTGAAGATCCATCCGCCGGCTTCGAAGCCCGGCGATTACATCAAGCTGCGCGCTGAGATGGACCTGATCGTCGGGCTGACGGCCTGCTCGGCGGAGCTCTCGAACAACTGGAGCTTCAAGCCGATCGCCTACACGATCGAGCCCTGACCGCCAGTGTCTAGCAGCCCAGCGAAGGCGCCGTCGTTGGGAGAACGAGCTGCTGCCGATTTCGCCCGGCGGCAAGAAGGTGTCTTCACTGAGCTGGAGCATCGGGGTGAAATGGCGCTGGAAGCCGATGGTCGAGCTCGGCCGGCCGCACATGCCTTTGCAACACGATCCCTCGAAGTGCGCCGATGGTGTCTTCAGTGCCCAAGGATTCACGTTTGCGTAAGTCCTATTTGGCTCTAGGCTTGCGAAGCTCTTCTTTCTTCGTGGCGGCGTCGAGCAGGCCGCGGCACGGGCTGTCCTCGCCCAAGCCGAGCTCCACCCACGGCAGGATTGCGGCGACCGGAGTGAGCAAAGCACCTAGGGCCACGGACGCCGCGCCCTTCGCCGCCAGCGTGGTCACTTCGGGACGGGGGGCGGGCTCCTTCAGAGTCCCGCGGATAATGACGGGGGTCCGTGCGCTAAGCAGGCTGATGTCCTTGGGATGGGCGGTGAGGCGGAAATCGATCGTCTCGTCGCGCAGGTTGATGCTGCCGTTGCCCAAAAGGTTGGTATCGGTGTTATCCATCAGGAACAGCTTGGTTTTGAGGACGCCGTCGCTGATGATGAAATCGGAGATCATACAGCGGACCGGGATGCTCGGATCACCGGACAACGCGATGCCGAGTGATTCGAGAATGTCCGCGCCGGCCAGTTCCATCATCAATCCGCTGACGCGGCCGTCCTCCATGATCACCGTGATTCCGCCGTCCGCGGCGGCGGCCATTTTCGCCACCGAGTTGCCGGCGGTGGCGATATCCACGCGGCCGAGAAAGGTCCCGGCGGTTTCGTCGGCGAAGGGCGTTTTGGACACGAGACGCTTGAAGGGCACTTTGTCGATTTTGGTGTCCACTTTGGTGAGTATCTTCTCACCCTTGGCGTCGAGCATGATGTCGGACGTGATCCGGCCGAAGCCTATAACAAACTTCAAGGGCTGAAGCGTCACGACGCCGTGATCGAGCTTGACACGAGTAACCAGTTCGTCGACCGGCATCATGGGTGTCACGATATTGTCGCTCCGGAACCGGATGTCCGCATCGGCGACCCGCAACCCTTCGAGGTCGAAAGGCTGGTCCGGTAGCAGCCGCGGGCGCGGAGGAGCGTCCGGTTTGGGGCTCGCGCCTATGAAACCCGCGAAATCCCGCAGATCGAGCTTGCGCGAGATCAAGTCGCCGTCCATGAACGGGCGCTCGTTCCGCATCGTGAACATGAGGTCGCCGGAAAGATCGCTGCTGCCAAGCTTGCCCTCGAAGCCATTTATTCGCCAGC is part of the Pseudomonadota bacterium genome and harbors:
- a CDS encoding AsmA family protein; translation: MISQLLKWIGIVLGAVILAVVLFLAFFDLNRLRGPLSTMVSDKLERPFAIRGDLDVDWSWTPKITINEIELGNTSWGSRPEMFTVDRAEVSLGIPDLFKGHLVLPEIRVSKPQLLLEKNAEGKANWDFGVPPEDAEKRSAGPPISRRWFPKIDRLAIDDGKLVFRDPTSHTELDMNVSNVVGAVNEQALQLTGQGRLQKEQFTLDVRGGSILTLWQQGKPFPVNVKVAYGDTEAKVSGTVAELLQLEGPDLRFETHGPDLAMLRPFTRAWVPETPPYRFTGNISREGERWRINGFEGKLGSSDLSGDLMFTMRNERPFMDGDLISRKLDLRDFAGFIGASPKPDAPPRPRLLPDQPFDLEGLRVADADIRFRSDNIVTPMMPVDELVTRVKLDHGVVTLQPLKFVIGFGRITSDIMLDAKGEKILTKVDTKIDKVPFKRLVSKTPFADETAGTFLGRVDIATAGNSVAKMAAAADGGITVIMEDGRVSGLMMELAGADILESLGIALSGDPSIPVRCMISDFIISDGVLKTKLFLMDNTDTNLLGNGSINLRDETIDFRLTAHPKDISLLSARTPVIIRGTLKEPAPRPEVTTLAAKGAASVALGALLTPVAAILPWVELGLGEDSPCRGLLDAATKKEELRKPRAK
- a CDS encoding tetratricopeptide repeat protein produces the protein MTYYSSKQVREILGLSSSIVARLCDAGFVMPERGPRRELRYTFQDLVVLRAAKGLADARLPARRISVSLKKLRQQLPQELPATGLRIAAVGNSVAVMEAEDKWRTADGQYLLAFEVLAPQGHVVVLDRTNREVAKSAEEWFEEGCRLEETDGANAIAHYREALAAKICQSGIYINLALLLHGSGQLSDAEEVYREGIKACPDDALLFFNYGVLLDEQSRAEEAIASYRQALAKDPSFMDAHYNLALLYEAAGKHQEALRHLNACRKLEKV
- a CDS encoding BON domain-containing protein → MGSSEDQVLAARVEARLRADPAFENAPDLTVRVTEGAVTLSGLVENTAQAKRAVQVVESVEGVKGVEDKLVRESKTGMPATPHQSDTIDAPALEGGARRLPISHAPGKSGSNRTTFIIC
- the ligD gene encoding non-homologous end-joining DNA ligase, whose product is MATNALTSTEGLGPYTAKRSFKDTPEPAPAERKDARGPLLFVIQQHAARRVHFDFRLELDGVLKSWAIPKGLAIAPGDKRLAVMVEDHPFDYGSFEGVIPPKQYGAGPVIVWDCGLYSPDDKGKHSFEDRLEAERRMRAELAKGKLSFFLLGGKLKGSFALVRTREGKDWLLIKHRDRFTELVLAAEDNHGSILSGLTVDEMKSAPPPPRLRGEQLAPFGPAEAMPQKLLPMLAMPVEKPPAGSDWVFEPKLDGYRLIAFVGPEGVMLKSRRGLDMTRLFPEIARELKEAAMVSMVLDGELIGLGSDGKPSFNALQNRAQSKGDTEIERATGASPCIFACFDLLHFAGMNLRRAAYRDRTRYLAQALLPTPHIQRIEASDDGEALYRASLDLGFEGVVAKRLPSPYEPGRRSANWAKVKAVQSEEFYIGGYTEGKGSRAERFGSLLVGTQAGRGKRVGKLEYAGRVGSGFDEQLLGELRKRFDELKTGKHPFTEKPPIDRPTTWLKPKLVAEVEFAEWTADGHLRAPVFLRLREDAKPKPAEPRSRQSRARPTPSQDEADTATLLAALEGRDEKALVPIRGERVSLTNLNKVLWPAEENAGLRAYTKRELLRYLLQISPWLMPHIADRPLTMIRIPDGIHGERFFQKHWERSFPSFVETITLFSESKEEAHTYLLCNNVPTLLWLGQAGTLELHVWHSRASTYPEAAGASTDYASSLQSLEASILNRPDWVVFDIDPYIYSGKEAKGAEPEYNVQAFDKGKAVAFWLKELLESIGLKAIVKTSGKTGLHIFVPVVRTLDFDAVRSISQAVSEHLRRQHPKEITTEWATTNRTGKIFMDYNMNVRAKTLNVAYSPRGVPGAPVSMPLTWEALEKAHPMDFTMENALTRLEKTGDAWKDALRFKQNIEALIDFWKG
- a CDS encoding PA2169 family four-helix-bundle protein; amino-acid sequence: MTCDEMNQLLRSELSAVETYQQALDKEREKFGNETEFQQLNAILAEHQQAASQLTTQIQQLGGTPVQDSGAWGMWSKMVMGTAKLMGDKAALKALKEGEESGLKEYQEALHDTTTPSEVKTVLNSLLPKQQAHIRTLDGLMAKL
- a CDS encoding urea carboxylase-associated family protein, with translation MYSNRSNKMFTIVEDLVAVHDFLYAPCSPEMFQALYGYGLDHPSCFRNLADNLKAFGIEDDQVPTTFNIFMNVEVMTSGELKIHPPASKPGDYIKLRAEMDLIVGLTACSAELSNNWSFKPIAYTIEP
- a CDS encoding Ku protein → MAARSIASLTVTFGLVSIPVKLYSATQARAGISFNLIHKDCGSRLRQQYFCIKEDVPVERADMVKGYEFAKDQYVTFSPEELKELEEKGTGTVEITQFVPEEKIDPIYYDKAYYLAPDKGGPKPYALLSQAMKSTGRCALARWAARGKQYIVQLRPLDGGLVMQQLLYADEVRSISEIEIPRAEAKEPELKLAEQLIEQIAVEDFDPSQYEDEVKKRIEAAVEKKVEGEEISLSPEPEKGGAQIIDLMAALRESLNKAPKKPTPARAAPPATPAKAAERKPAKRATTARPTARAKAGRTSKDA